A single genomic interval of Desulfonatronum sp. SC1 harbors:
- the rplL gene encoding 50S ribosomal protein L7/L12 — translation MSVTKEQVVEFISNMTVLELAEFIKELEEKFGVSAAAPVAAVAAAPVAGADAPAAEEKTEFDVVLASAGGNKINVIKVVRALTGLGLKEAKAKVDEAPSVIKEAASKADAEDAKKQLEEAGATVELK, via the coding sequence ATGAGCGTTACCAAAGAACAAGTTGTTGAATTCATCTCCAACATGACCGTCCTGGAACTCGCCGAGTTCATCAAGGAACTGGAAGAAAAGTTTGGCGTATCCGCCGCGGCTCCCGTGGCCGCCGTTGCGGCTGCTCCTGTTGCCGGAGCTGATGCGCCGGCCGCCGAGGAAAAGACCGAGTTCGACGTCGTCCTGGCCAGCGCCGGCGGCAACAAGATCAACGTGATCAAGGTCGTTCGCGCTTTGACCGGCTTGGGGCTGAAGGAAGCCAAGGCCAAGGTCGACGAAGCGCCTTCCGTGATCAAGGAAGCCGCATCCAAGGCCGACGCCGAGGACGCGAAGAAGCAGTTGGAAGAGGCCGGCGCGACGGTCGAGTTGAAGTAG
- the rplJ gene encoding 50S ribosomal protein L10 has translation MNRTQKGEVIEKLRGKASTASIAIVTDFKGLKVEEVTPLRVKLRESGVDYHVVKNTLARIALDGTPHAVLNDSLKDCCAIAFAAGDPVAAAKILVEFEKGAKNFSTRFASLEGKFLSNTQIDELAKLPGKEVLLARALGTMNAVPTNFVGLFANILRNFLYALNAIKDQKEQTQSV, from the coding sequence GTGAACAGAACGCAAAAAGGCGAAGTCATCGAGAAATTGCGAGGCAAGGCTTCCACGGCCAGCATCGCCATCGTGACGGACTTCAAGGGCCTGAAGGTTGAAGAAGTGACGCCCTTGCGCGTCAAGCTTCGGGAATCTGGGGTGGACTATCATGTCGTCAAGAATACCTTGGCCCGCATCGCTCTGGACGGCACGCCGCACGCGGTCTTGAACGACTCGCTCAAGGACTGTTGCGCTATTGCCTTTGCCGCCGGGGACCCGGTCGCCGCGGCCAAGATTCTCGTCGAATTCGAAAAGGGCGCCAAGAACTTCAGTACCCGTTTCGCGAGCCTCGAGGGCAAGTTTCTTTCCAACACTCAGATCGACGAGTTGGCCAAGCTGCCCGGAAAGGAAGTGCTACTGGCCAGGGCCCTGGGAACCATGAACGCGGTGCCGACCAATTTCGTCGGGTTGTTCGCCAATATTTTGCGGAACTTTCTGTACGCCTTGAACGCGATCAAGGACCAGAAGGAACAGACGCAGTCCGTTTAA
- the rplA gene encoding 50S ribosomal protein L1, with protein sequence MPTHGKKYRNAVQDLDLKNKFPVKDGLDLALKLSYAKFDETVDVAVCLGVDPKYSDQMVRGAVTLPHGLGKEVRVAAFCKGDKEAEAKEAGADFVGAEDLIEKIKEGWLEFDQAVATPDMMAQIGKIGRILGPRGLMPNAKTGTVTFDIGKAVKEMKAGRVEFKVDKAGVIHSPLGKVSFGADKLVDNLRTVVDTLTRLKPASAKGTYFRSMAVSTTMGPGIKLDMQSMPRD encoded by the coding sequence ATGCCTACACATGGAAAAAAATATCGCAATGCCGTCCAAGATCTGGACCTGAAGAATAAGTTCCCGGTCAAGGATGGCTTGGATTTGGCCTTGAAGCTTTCCTATGCGAAATTCGACGAAACCGTCGACGTCGCCGTCTGTCTCGGAGTTGATCCGAAGTATTCTGATCAAATGGTCCGAGGCGCGGTGACCTTGCCGCACGGCCTGGGCAAGGAAGTCCGTGTCGCCGCGTTCTGCAAGGGTGACAAGGAAGCCGAGGCCAAGGAAGCCGGAGCCGATTTCGTCGGTGCCGAGGATCTGATTGAAAAAATCAAGGAAGGCTGGCTTGAATTCGATCAAGCCGTGGCCACTCCGGACATGATGGCCCAGATCGGAAAGATCGGACGGATACTCGGGCCGCGTGGCCTGATGCCCAATGCCAAGACCGGGACCGTCACCTTTGACATCGGCAAGGCGGTCAAGGAAATGAAGGCCGGTCGCGTCGAGTTCAAGGTGGACAAAGCCGGCGTGATCCACTCTCCGTTGGGCAAGGTTTCCTTCGGTGCGGACAAGCTCGTGGATAATTTGCGCACCGTCGTGGACACCCTCACCCGTCTCAAGCCCGCTTCGGCCAAGGGAACCTATTTTCGTTCCATGGCCGTATCCACGACCATGGGGCCTGGCATCAAGCTCGATATGCAGAGCATGCCGAGAGACTGA
- the rplK gene encoding 50S ribosomal protein L11 gives MAKKIKAKIKLQVPAGAANPSPPVGPALGQHGVNIMEFCKSFNAKTQDQKGMITPVIITVYADRTFTFVTKTPPASVLLLKAAKLDKGSGEPNKTKVGKVSKAQVEEIAKLKMPDLTAGSLDAAMLTVMGTARSMGLEVEI, from the coding sequence ATGGCTAAGAAAATCAAAGCGAAAATCAAGCTCCAGGTTCCGGCCGGGGCTGCCAACCCTTCTCCCCCTGTAGGACCCGCCTTGGGTCAGCACGGGGTGAACATCATGGAGTTCTGTAAGAGCTTCAATGCCAAGACGCAAGACCAAAAAGGCATGATCACGCCCGTGATCATCACGGTGTATGCGGACAGAACCTTCACTTTCGTCACCAAGACCCCGCCGGCTTCGGTGCTGCTGTTGAAAGCCGCCAAACTGGACAAGGGATCCGGCGAACCGAACAAGACCAAAGTCGGCAAGGTCTCCAAGGCCCAGGTGGAGGAGATCGCCAAGTTGAAGATGCCGGATCTGACCGCGGGGAGCCTCGATGCCGCCATGTTGACCGTTATGGGAACAGCGCGGAGCATGGGACTCGAGGTTGAAATTTAG